The following proteins are encoded in a genomic region of Zea mays cultivar B73 chromosome 9, Zm-B73-REFERENCE-NAM-5.0, whole genome shotgun sequence:
- the LOC103637876 gene encoding uncharacterized protein has product MNALVCVTALLTTGQSLLSVVYLCGNLGPECIIYAMLLFHRLLMFDPVNQVCHQEQEFNSAFCCILDGLFRSPAQAEASSASLSSSTSTTRDLRSSLLPISNIVLHQLEGKSNKELE; this is encoded by the exons ATGAATGCACTT GTTTGTGTAACAGCTCTCCTTACTACTGGGCAATCCCTATTAAGCGTGGTTTATTTATGCGGGAACCTGGGACCTGAGTGCATTATTTATGCCATGCTTCTATTCCATCGTTTACTGATGTTTGATCCTGTTAACCAG GTCTGTCACCAAGAGCAGGAGTTCAATTCTGCATTTTGCTGCATTTTAGATGGCCT TTTTCGCTCTCCTGCCCAGGCCGAGGCATCGAGCGCGTCACTGTCTTCCTCGACCTCTACAACTAGGGATCTAC GATCAAGCTTACTTCCCATATCTAACATTGTTCTCCATCAACTGGAAGGGAAATCCAACAAAG AACTAGAATAG